A single genomic interval of Spinacia oleracea cultivar Varoflay chromosome 6, BTI_SOV_V1, whole genome shotgun sequence harbors:
- the LOC110788591 gene encoding stress-related protein-like produces MEQHHDEPIEQSYNTTVVVYENEEKKLKHLDFVEATVENMVVFVTRVYELTKEHSGFLGPRVEAVEGFFKAIFGPIFDNFHHVPSHLLQFLDRKVDEFMYEIDWKQEPLPELLKYVTKKSAQVARELAIEIQATGLLDATANAAKEAYLTYKPVAKDMVIKYEPVAEEYAVRAWQLCKQVPILSQMSQIMVPTAAFWADRYNRVVELTSEGGLPIAQYLPLIPLERIAHVFSEEANQNGFIEGSGI; encoded by the exons ATGGAGCAACATCACGACGAACCCATTGAACAAAGCTATAACACTACTGTCGTC GTATATGAAAATGAAGAGAAGAAGCTGAAGCACTTGGATTTTGTGGAAGCAACGGTGGAAAACATGGTTGTTTTCGTCACTAGAGTTTACGAGCTTACTAAGGAACACAGTGGTTTCCTTGGACCTCGAGTTGAAGCCGTTGAAGGATTTTTCAAGGCAATCTTTGGACCTATTTTTGACAACTTCCATCATGTCCCCTCCCACCTTCTTCAATTCCTCGACCGCAAG GTAGACGAGTTTATGTACGAGATAGACTGGAAACAAGAGCCATTGCCAGAGCTACTGAAATACGTGACAAAGAAATCCGCACAAGTGGCACGTGAGCTAGCCATAGAGATCCAAGCAACCGGGCTGCTGGATGCAACAGCAAACGCTGCAAAGGAGGCTTATTTGACTTACAAGCCAGTGGCCAAGGACATGGTCATCAAATATGAGCCAGTGGCTGAGGAGTATGCAGTTAGGGCTTGGCAGCTGTGTAAACAAGTCCCAATCCTCTCACAAATGAGCCAGATAATGGTTCCAACCGCTGCATTTTGGGCTGATAGGTACAACCGAGTGGTGGAATTAACATCAGAGGGTGGGTTACCGATAGCTCAATACTTGCCTTTGATCCCCCTTGAGAGGATTGCTCATGTGTTTTCTGAGGAAGCTAATCAAAATGGGTTTATAGAGGGAAGTGGCATTTAA
- the LOC130462785 gene encoding uncharacterized protein, with protein MPRICRNLQFIITTSFSNTSYGDFVRIEDSYDSKNGDIKSSGGVRDLFPEIPASLTLFQFGLRCKVGDGIWFTTELIIMALYTRVVCCHKVGRGTITTVLSPVRPAVFNFPKLSHVNFYCLAMNSIYVTYIK; from the exons ATGCCGAGAATTTGCAGAAATCTCCAATTCATTATCACAACTTCCTTCTCGAATACAAGTTATGGAGATTTTGTGCGAATTGAAGACAGTTATGATTCAAAGAATGGTGACATTAAG TCTAGTGGCGGTGTTCGTGATTTGTTTCCTGAAATCCCTGCTTCCCTGACACTCTTCCAGTTCGGGTTGAG GTGTAAAGTTGGGGATGGGATATGGTTTACTACAGAGTTGATTATTATGGCCTTATATACCAG agtCGTATGTTGCCACAAAGTTGGGCGAGGAACTATCACAACTGTTCTTTCTCCTGTTAGGCCGGCCGTGTTTAATTTTCCTAAACTTAGCCATGTAAATTTTTATTGCTTAGCCATGAATTCTATATATGTAACCTACATCAAGTAA